One genomic window of Triticum dicoccoides isolate Atlit2015 ecotype Zavitan unplaced genomic scaffold, WEW_v2.0 scaffold228721, whole genome shotgun sequence includes the following:
- the LOC119345347 gene encoding uncharacterized protein LOC119345347, with protein MASISIPIPDELMEEIFLRLPTLRALALASATCTSFRRVIKGRTFRRRFSALHRPPLLGFMDAAGFQPAQAPHPSAPLTGAFGRCAVDFSFVPAVVSSSSCYVSPDEGGPRWRPRDVRDGRVLLDWRSLQAPVLNYWSYPEEGYEVSILMDSREHVDFYDYGLRLAWTRREWCNAADFHLAVCDPLSRRYVLLPTIPEDLAAQPQDRLWEFEPVLAPNTSDDGEEEPFKVICIARYRTKLVLFVFRSTTMQWCVVESPVFPSFDDMSCFDCVRGCFYWTQPWCWSDHLMVLDTRTLRFSTINFLTGYHLQLTDTDPIFDNRRPNALVVGREGAIEMFSLVCQHGTFALHHTSLQNNSDEWELKKIIQLPRQYYDYSVSTVGAAQGFLFFQCAPDGIHLENVDYYSMDVKTYEITKVCTKMDDFLNLKRALPYFSFPPLLSEPTI; from the coding sequence GAGATCTTCCTCCGCCTGCCCACCCTGAGGGCGCTCGCCCTCGCCTCTGCCACCTGCACCTCGTTCCGTCGCGTCATCAAAGGCCGCACCTTCCGCCGCCGCTTCAGCGCGCTCCACCGGCCTCCCCTCCTTGGCTTCATGGACGCGGCCGGATTCCAGCCCGCCCAGGCGCCGCACCCCTCTGCCCCGCTCACCGGCGCCTTCGGCCGGTGTGCCGTGGATTTCTCCTTCGTTCCGGCCGttgtttcttcctcctcctgctACGTCTCGCCCGATGAGGGAGGCCCCCGCTGGCGCCCCCGCGACGTCCGCGATGGCCGTGTCCTCCTTGATTggagatccctccaagcccccgtcCTCAACTACTGGAGCTACCCCGAAGAAGGCTACGAAGTAAGCATCCTCATGGATAGTAGAGAGCACGTTGACTTCTACGACTATGGTCTCCGCCTTGCGTGGACCAGACGGGAGTGGTGCAACGCCGCTGACTTTCACCTCGCCGTCTGTGACCCGCTGTCGAGAAGATACGTGCTGCTTCCAACCATACCTGAGGACCTCGCCGCTCAGCCGCAGGATCGCCTATGGGAATTCGAGCCTGTGCTTGCTCCCAACACCAGTGATGACGGCGAGGAGGAGCCCTTCAAGGTGATATGCATAGCAAGATACCGGACAAAGCTCGTCCTCTTTGTCTTCCGGTCCACAACTATGCAATGGTGTGTGGTCGAGTCCCCTGTCTTCCCTTCTTTCGACGACATGTCCTGTTTTGATTGTGTACGCGGCTGCTTCTACTGGACACAGccttggtgttggagtgaccatttgATGGTGCTGGACACACGCACTCTGAGGTTTTCAACTATCAATTTTCTCACTGGCTACCATCTGCAGCTCACAGATACTGACCCCATCTTTGATAATCGGCGTCCAAATGCACTTGTTGTGGGTAGGGAAGGAGCCATTGAGATGTTTTCTCTTGTCTGTCAACACGGGACCTTTGCTCTCCACCATACCTCTCTGCAGAATAATTCAGATGAATGGGAGCTGAAGAAGATCATACAGCTGCCTCGGCAGTATTATGACTATTCTGTTTCCACAGTGGGTGCAGCCCAAGGATTCTTGTTCTTCCAATGCGCTCCGGACGGCATTCACTTAGAGAATGTGGATTATTATTCAATGGACGTCAAGACGTATGAAATTACCAAAGTTTGTACGAAGATGGACGACTTCTTAAATCTCAAACGTGCTCTCCCCTACTTTAGCTTCCCACCGTTGTTATCGGAACCAACTATTTGA